A genomic stretch from Hemibagrus wyckioides isolate EC202008001 linkage group LG18, SWU_Hwy_1.0, whole genome shotgun sequence includes:
- the ddias gene encoding DNA damage-induced apoptosis suppressor protein, which produces MTTKRVLLSCTVISLQDTRFVYPCCEFCLSRLTEESHSRSRCHKCGFTCDTQNVDYRFRLSLKVSRDTSLFGVTIFGGCLNPFFGITAGALQRFLESEKFEGPQSLQQLLIKAVEDCFIGKCLVFGFKLSGRDAESCLLGQHTAESVQFVSCQVIPPHGAFLGVTVFAYLQSLMQANARSDCSLKAGGQWQQKDSLVSSFDHTLPLCQKSCSINSDDGLMLPPPWHAVSNLDLCFSPEETRGSSLPEVSVDTHSDSQESLVLQYPNDVQSTKFYPFMLSESKHSEHNRLSTSHKSLFNASFISPIKTTSCDHASEHLNQWASKDCLSQINASFPEKSLFNHTSFTLEDAPLSETLGDFVSTAELQIVNRKVRSPTSERAQAKTENRVLLENTTDPSIVRSLHSYLPVLTPLRDVTNNEKSLERKNRKRKSFTACKRMTKLSCVSKRLLSCDIKDVASNRNGGTPVQSHATKEQENQSSGYEDAYNFSADLFHQSSMNTLDMSESSFSNADIKKQDCLADIKVSEPNISSFHFAPSLQSTPIVDPSIQHPYRQPHKLSKKWSGLHWSKKNITRTSLIRVLQNNTNNKRQLDKSKFIQTSDPIIETSEISAGGSELKVDVKHTPGESALPTNINDCSRDLFDPSF; this is translated from the exons AAGTCGGTGTCATAAGTGTGGCTTCACGTGTGATACCCAAAATGTGGACTACCGATTCAGGCTGTCACTAAAAGTGTCTCGGGATACAAGTCTGTTTGGGGTGACGATTTTTGGAGGTTGTCTGAATCCCTTTTTTGGCATTACGGCTGGCGCCTTACAGAG atttttggaGTCAGAAAAGTTTGAAGGCCCACAGAGTTTACAACAACTGCTAATCAAAGCCGTGGAGGATTGCTTCATTGGAAAATGTTTAGTTTTTGGATTTAAG CTTTCCGGCCGTGATGCAGAGAGCTGTTTACTTGGTCAACATACTGCTGAATCTGTGCAGTTTGTGTCCTGTCAAGTCATTCCTCCTCATGGAGCTTTTCTTGGCGTCACTGTTTTTGCATACTTGCAAAGCCTTATGCAGGCAAATGCTCGCTCGGACTGTTCCCTGAAAGCTGGCGGTCAGTGGCAGCAAAAAGATTCCCTGGTGAGCAGCTTTGACCACACTCTGCCTCTGTGTCAGAAGTCATGCTCCATAAACAGCGATGACGGCTTAATGCTCCCGCCTCCATGGCATGCAGTGTCAAACCTGGACTTATGTTTCTCTCCAGAGGAAACAAGAGGAAGCTCTTTACCCGAGGTTTCAGtggacacacacagtgactcaCAAGAGTCTTTGGTCTTGCAATATCCAAATGATGTGCAAAGTACCAAATTCTATCCCTTCATGCTTTCTGAATCCAAACATTCAGAGCATAATAGACTCTCTACCTCTCATAAATCTTTGTTTAATGCCTCATTTATATCCCCTATAAAAACCACCTCCTGTGATCATGCATCAGAACACTTAAATCAGTGGGCTTCAAAAGACTGTCTCAGCCAAATAAATGCATCTTTTCCTGAAAAGTCACTTTTCAATCACACCAGTTTCACTTTAGAGGATGCACCGCTATCAGAAACGTTAGGAGATTTTGTCAGCACTGCAGAGCTGCAGATTGTTAACCGGAAAGTACGCAGTCCCACCAGTGAAAGAGCTCAAGCCAAAACTGAAAACCGTGTCCTCCTTGAAAACACCACTGATCCCTCAATAGTCCGATCACTGCACTCTTATCTTCCTGTTCTCACACCATTGCGTGACGTTACTAATAATGAGAAGTCActggaaagaaagaatagaaagcGAAAATCCTTCACAGCGTGTAAGCGTATGACGAAATTATCTTGCGTCTCGAAAAGGTTGCTCTCCTGTGATATAAAGGATGTGGCCTCAAACAGAAATGGAGGTACTCCTGTGCAAAGTCATGCCACAAAAGAGCAAGAAAATCAATCCAGTGGCTATGAGGATGCTTACAATTTTTCTGCAGACCTATTTCACCAAAGTAGCATGAACACTTTAGATATGTCTGAGAGCTCCTTCTCGAACGCTGatataaaaaagcaagactgtcTTGCTGATATCAAAGTTTCTGAGCCTAATATTTCCAGTTTCCATTTTGCTCCTTCTCTACAGTCAACTCCTATTGTGGACCCATCCATCCAGCATCCATATAGACAGCCACATAAACTCAGCAAAAAATGGTCAGGTTTGCATTGgtctaaaaaaaacattactcgAACAAGCCTTATCAGAGTTCTGCAAAacaacactaataataaaagaCAGCTGGACAAATCTAAATTTATTCAAACTTCTGATCCCATTATCGAAACCTCTGAGATTTCAGCAGGTGGCTCTGAGCTGAAAGTGgatgtgaaacacacacctggagaATCTGCTTTACCCACCAACATTAACGACTGCTCTAGAGACCTTTTCGATCCTTCATTCTGA